One genomic window of Ailuropoda melanoleuca isolate Jingjing unplaced genomic scaffold, ASM200744v2 unplaced-scaffold9616, whole genome shotgun sequence includes the following:
- the LOC100480149 gene encoding protein FAM156A/FAM156B yields the protein MDPLQKCNSTSIPESSPMISEETSREVTAASPPSFSELLMMGLGDLKTSPGAKYPAPLPEGLLQQRYRDEKTLQERRWERSASPQRKRTLLGHARRRHLDHVAPYRVERKARISSSAGDRDQNRFRCECRYCQSHRPNVPGMPAERKGAPHPSSWDTLVQGLSGLTLSLGTNRPGLLPEGVLQQQEREEKLQLEMQQESKRMFQRLLKQWLKEN from the coding sequence ATGGATCCACTGCAGAAATGCAACTCAACGTCGATTCCCGAATCTTCCCCAATGATCTCCGAAGAGACTTCCCGGGAAGTCACAgcagcctcccctccttccttctcagaaCTGCTAATGATGGGCCTCGGTGACCTCAAAACCAGTCCGGGTGCCAAATACCCTGCCCCTCTGCCAGAGGGGCTGCTCCAGCAGCGGTACAGGGATGAGAAAACCCTCCAAGAGAGGCGGTGGGAAAGGTCGGCGTCCCCTCAGAGGAAGAGAACACTTCTGGGGCACGCGAGACGGCGACACCTCGATCACGTGGCGCCTTATCGCGTCGAAAGGAAGGCCAGGATCTCTTCCTCGGCAGGGGATAGAGATCAGAACAGATTCCGATGTGAATGTCGATACTGCCAGAGCCATAGGCCCAATGTCCCTGGGATGCCTGCAGAGAGGAAAGGGGCCCCTCATCCTTCCTCCTGGGACACGCTGGTGCAGGGCCTCAGTGGCTTGACCCTCAGCCTGGGGACCAACCGGCCCGGCCTTCTGCCCGAAGGGGTGCTCcaacagcaggagagagaggagaagctcCAACTGGAGATGCAGCAGGAAAGCAAAA